GCACCTGGCGCGCGGTGGTGCCCGATCCGATAAACTCGATCTTGTCTATACCGGGATGGGCAACCATTGCTGCGCCGACATCGGCGCCCCCGGTCACCAGATTGACCACCCCGTCGGGCAGCCCGGCCTCATGCAGCAACTCGACCAGCTGCATGACGCTGTAGGGGGCAAGTTCGGGGGCCTTGATCACGACGCAATTGCCCGCTGCCAGCACCGGCGCCAATACCATCGTCGCGGCGAACAGCGGGCCATTCCACGGCACGATGATACCGATCACGCCATAAGGATCATAGCTGACATAATCATGAGCGGGTGCCCCCCACATCGGAATGGTCCGCCCGTGCAGCTTGTCGCACCAGCCACCGAAATAGCGGAATTTCTGGGCTGCATCATAGCCCATATAGGGGGCGACCATGGCCACAGATCCGTTTTCCGCAATCAGGCTGGGCGCGAACGCTGCGGATTTTGCCTCCAGCAGGGCGGCAAGGCGAAACATCAGGTCGCGGCGCTTGTCGCCGGGCATGGCGCGCCAGGCCGGGAAGGCCTTGCGCGCGGCGGTGACCGCATGATCGACATCATCGGCATCGGCCAGCAGCAGTTCACGCGTAACAGTGCCGGTCCCCGGATAGACATGGGCATGACGTGCCGCACCCGACGGCATCTCACGCCGTCCGCCAATGATGACGGGATGCCGCGGCAATGCGTCGATTACGGGATCCCTGAACGCCATGGCACTCTCCTATTGTGGCAGGGCATCCCTGCGCGGCACCGCTCGAATGTTCGGCAGCGCTCCTGTTTGAAAACAATAATACGCACATTATTTGACTCGCAAGGGCGATATACGCGACATCGCCCTTGCGGATTTTTATTAAACATGCCCATTTATAGGCATGTTTAATATGGTTCACGAAAAAGATGATGCGATGCGGACGGTCGGCAAGCGCCAGGTCGTGCGCAATGCCGCCGATTCGTTACGCCGCCGCATTCTCGCCAGCCCGCCGGGAGAACAGATCGGCTCGCTACCGACGCTCGCGCGCGAACTCGCGGTGGGTATCGTCACGATCCAACAGGCCGCACGCATATTGGAGCATGAAGGCATATTGGAGGTCCGACGCGGCCCGGGCGGCGGCTATTATGGTCGACGACCGGAAATGGCGGATCTGGAACGGATGCTGAGCGCCTATCTCTGCGGAGAGCCTGGTTCCTGGCGCGAGATACTCGACATCACCTCCCTGTTGTTCAATCGGCTCTGCGCTGCTGCCGCGCGATGCGAGGACATGCACCTACATGGCGCGTTGCAGGAGGTGCGTGCGCAGATCGACGGATGCGACAGCATGCAGAAGCTTGGCCTGTTGGAAGGCCGGCTACAGGATATTCTGTTCCAGATGGTCAGCCAGCCCCTGTTCGAACTGCTCACCCGAGTGGCGCTAGGCAGCGCACGGGATGTCGAGCGCGATGGCATCCTATCAAGCACGTTCGACCTGGCAGTCTGGCGTCGTGGGCGATTGCGCATCATCGATGCCATCGCCGGCCGGGATCCCGCACTCGCCCATTTTGAGGCTGATCGTCAAAATCGGCAGGTGCTGAGCGCCTTATGCGGGTTCGAGCGGATTTGAAAAAACCGCGCACCTCACAAGCACCAATGACACTCATGGAAAGATGAAACTTTCTTAATTGGCGCACCGCCCGCTTTGCAGCCTCCCTTTTCCGGCTAAAGGAAAAGCCAACTGCAAAAAGGGGCATGATGAATGGACTATCGCACGCTCGGCCGCACCGATCTCCAAGTCAGCCTGATATGCCTGGGCACGATGACCTGGGGATCCCAGAACAGCGAGGCGGAGGCTCACGCCCAATTAGACTATGCCCTGGGCCAGGGTGTGAATTTCATCGACACCGCAGAAATGTATCCGGTGACGCCGGTCAGTCGCGAGACGCAAGGCAGGACCGAAGAATTCATCGGTAGCTGGATAGCAGGCCGCAAGCGGCGTGACGACGTCATCCTGGCGACCAAGGTCGCCGGCCCCGCACGCGATCCCTCTCGCGGCATCCGGACGCTGGACCGCCTGGATCGCCCCAATATCGAGCAAGCCATCGATGACAGCCTGCGACGGCTGCGCACGGATTATATCGACCTTTATCAGGTCCATTGGCCCGATCGCCCGGTCCCGTCCTTTGGTGTCCGGGGCCTTGCCAGCCTGTCCGATCGGCCTGATACCGTTCCGATCGAGGAGACGCTGGACATCCTGGCGGACCTGGTGAAAGCAGGAAAAGTGCGCCACATCGGCGTATCGAACGAAACGCCCTGGGGGGTCGCCGAATATCTGAGGCTGTCGCGCGAGCAGGGATTACCGCGCATCGCCTCCATCCAGAACGCCTATAATCTGCTCAACCGCACGTTCGAGATCGGCCTGTCCGAATTCGCATTGCGCGAAAATGTGGGGCTGCTCGCCTATTCGCCGCTCGCCGGAGGCAATCTGACCGGCAAATATCTGGGCGGAGTCATCGCGCCCGGCACCCGCCGCGCGGTCGCAGCCCAGTTCGTGCGCTATGACCTGCCCGGCCAGGCGCCTGCCAGCGCACGCTATGTCGCCATCGCCCGCGCCCATGGCATCGATCCCGCCCAGCTTGCCCTCGCCTATGTGAACAGTCGACCATTCGTGACATCGACGATCATC
The sequence above is drawn from the Sphingobium sp. AP49 genome and encodes:
- a CDS encoding GntR family transcriptional regulator, with product MVHEKDDAMRTVGKRQVVRNAADSLRRRILASPPGEQIGSLPTLARELAVGIVTIQQAARILEHEGILEVRRGPGGGYYGRRPEMADLERMLSAYLCGEPGSWREILDITSLLFNRLCAAAARCEDMHLHGALQEVRAQIDGCDSMQKLGLLEGRLQDILFQMVSQPLFELLTRVALGSARDVERDGILSSTFDLAVWRRGRLRIIDAIAGRDPALAHFEADRQNRQVLSALCGFERI
- a CDS encoding NADP(H)-dependent aldo-keto reductase — its product is MDYRTLGRTDLQVSLICLGTMTWGSQNSEAEAHAQLDYALGQGVNFIDTAEMYPVTPVSRETQGRTEEFIGSWIAGRKRRDDVILATKVAGPARDPSRGIRTLDRLDRPNIEQAIDDSLRRLRTDYIDLYQVHWPDRPVPSFGVRGLASLSDRPDTVPIEETLDILADLVKAGKVRHIGVSNETPWGVAEYLRLSREQGLPRIASIQNAYNLLNRTFEIGLSEFALRENVGLLAYSPLAGGNLTGKYLGGVIAPGTRRAVAAQFVRYDLPGQAPASARYVAIARAHGIDPAQLALAYVNSRPFVTSTIIGATSLEQLKSDIASIDIRLDSDALAAIEAVHRDLPDPCP